The sequence below is a genomic window from Ipomoea triloba cultivar NCNSP0323 chromosome 2, ASM357664v1.
ctctctctcctcatacACTCACAATAGTCTCATGAAAACGTGTGGACTAATCTTATACACTTATTTGGGATGATCAATAGTTGTAAATTAAGAAAATGCAATGACATTCTCGTAATTATGACaatgtattttaaaatgtttgatagTGTATCACGAATAACTAATAATGCACACATATTTGTGCAAGTGCACTGTCAATTATCTAAATTCACcgttataattatataaactcAACcacattttcccttaattttgAATCAAGAATTATATTAGATTggtgaataaaataaaactaataatataatcattAATTCTCACTTTGCCCCATTTTGTGTCCAGCAAAATAGAGCGCGTGATGAAAAAGGGGGTGGGTTACCATGGACAAGAATGTCAAATAATTGTCAAATTTAGGTGATATCCGCATTAGCCTCTGCCAACCAAATCATTAAActctattaattaaatatctttAAAGTCAAGTTCAAATCCTTTTGGATCGGAGGGGACATAATTTTGAATCATATTTCCTTCCAAAAGCTTTAATCATCCAAAATACAAACATTTCATGTCTATAAAACGCTCCTTagttttgaaattatttatttcctttttttttaagtaagaaattttagttatttgtaatattaattataaactattttttcaaaaaaaaaaagaaaattataaaccATTTTTTCAATATTGTTTTGTTTATGAAATAAAGGAGGAGGGACTCTAGTCGTCCATCTATGCGAACATGACAATTCTTCGAGCCTTCGAGATGCTCATCATGAAATCATCATAGGCAAGTTGGCAAACACTATTCGGTGATTGGTAAAGAACACGTATCGTATTGTAagttacatgtttttttttgatTGGGATGGGGCTCGAACCTGAGACCTTccgtttggaatggtaacagtgatgccattagaccacaaggtacttggcaGAAGTTAcatgttattaaaaaataaaaacatacaaaattttagaaacttGTATTGCTGAAATTTTGCATATTCCTAGTTGAAAATTAGTGCTAAGTCTAGCATTTTTCAAAGCGGTTGAAGTTCGGTTTTCACTTCAAATGTTTGATTGATGAGAAATGAAGTGATAGAAATCACTTGATGTTCAAGAACAAATGTAAAATTTagattttcaatcatttttttttattgaacgaaaatcacaatttttataaatgtaaataagagttcattataattaaaaaaaatctcttacAAACATATTAAACCACACACAACgaaaaaatttataactttatgaAGTAACTGATCTAAAAAGTCCTTTTGAATCTAAACTTCACAAAAATTTGATCCAATTggttaaaaaaatgatattgaaAAGCAAATGATGTATCATCATTCACTCTATGGAGTGTAAGGATTTCATCAAGAACACCTATAAAGAACACATTTAAAAGCATATTAAAAAAGCCCAAATGGGGACCAAGTTATCCTGTGAATTACATGCCACTATACAACGTATGAACGCAGAGGATAGACACGCAAAACCTGCGCAGGGAATCAATCCTCCAATTTCATCAAAACTAGGAAGTTAAAAGATTCGTGTTCCCTGTCCGTTAACCACAACCTCTTCTACAGTATTCAAAAGGTCAATTCGGTTCACTATAATAACTGATAGACCGGAGAATCTTCCATTCTTCTTCCACAATCCTCGTTACTGTTTGCAGCGTAGGATGTATGCAAAGATCAAGTTGAATACTTACAAATTTATGGTCTCCCAATCCAATCCAAAGACAGGGTCAAAGGTATCTTCTTGCAACTAACTCCGATTTTTCAAAGCTCCGATCTTTTTCATAACCAGTCCAGTCAAACCATAGGAGAAGCCTCAAGAAAACtgggattttaaaaaaaaattctgggTCGCAGCCATTGAAGCCGCCCCTTTAATAGGGCAGACTCTTTTGGCTGCTCTCTTCATCTCTGAGTGCATTTATCTTCTCATTTGAGTCGTTTCTTTGCGTGTGAGTGCCCCTTTCCCTGAAACTGTCTCTTTCATTCTGAGCTTTTCTTGTTTAGTCTCCAATTTTGATCTTCTTTCTGCTCCCCTTCATATACCCTAAGGTTTTAGCAGGTTTTAGCAAGGTTTCAGAGAGAATTTAGGCCAAAATATTTGGTGTTTTACTAGGAGCTGTCATTTTGAATTCTGGGTTTTGCTGTTACCCTTGTTGTTTGTTTAAAGttgatatttttatcattttctgGGGTTTGATTGAAAAAGTGACATCTATCTGGAATCTCCAGATCTCAAGGTGAAGAATTTGAAGATCTGAAGGGGAATCCCACCTTGGGTTTTCCATATATAGGTTTGGGAATCTCAAAGATTTCAGCTTTTTTTGTCTGGAAATGGGGGATGCTTCACATATCAGTGGCAAGCTAGCAGATGACTCGAGTGTGGTGGAGCTGACAGGGAAGATCATGGTGGCGGCCATCATTTGCCTCTTCTTAGTGGTGATAATTGTGTTCTTCCTCCACCTTTATGCCAAGTGGTTCTGGTACCGGCGCTCGGAGAGCAATGGCGGCACCACCAGGAGGAGGCGGCGGTTTGATTTCGCCGCTGGGTATCAAGAAGTTACTGCTGCCGCTGCCCTCCGCCGGGGGCTTGACCCCTCGGTGCTGAAAACCATACCAGTAGTTGAAGTTAGTCCCAAAGAGTTCAAAGATGGGTTGGAATGTGCAGTTTGTTTGTGTGAGGTTTCTGAGGGGGAAAAGGCAAGGCTTTTGCCCAAATGCAACCATGGTTTTCATGTGGAGTGCATTGATATGTGGTTTCAATCCCATTCCACTTGCCCTTTATGTCGAAACCCGATTTCCAATCCCACAACAACGGCAGAATCGACATTGGAAACTATACTTAGGCCGCCACCAGAGGAGGGCTCGGTTTCTGGTGAAACGCCTAATTTTCCCACGAATGTGTTGTTCTGGGGGGACGAGACTCGAGTTAGTACCTTGGGGACTGGCTTGGAGGAGCCTCAACAAGGCCCTATTTCTGCTCAATCATCTTGTCCATCATCATCGTCCTCGTCCTCAGCAGCCACTGCCCGAGGAGCTGCATCGTTGCCAGAGGGGATGTTGGTTATTGATATTCCTAGGCAGATTGTAGGTGAAGATGATCAGGAACAGAAATCTCCTATGACGACGAGATTGAGGTCGTTGAAGAGGCTCTTGAGCAGGGAAAAAAGGGTCAGTCCTCGTAGTCCTTGTGCTAATGTTGATGTAGAACAAGGCGCGAGAAGCCAAAGCTAGCATATACATACTAATATATTGCATTCTAGACCATGTGCGCCTTGACCTGAGACGATCAAACTCTCTAGTCAATAGCTATGGTGTGCAAAAGCCAAAAGGCAAACCAATGCATAGAAGGATGATGTGGTTTTGGGATTTAAGGTCACATCCCGAGATGAAATGAGCGTCTCCGCTATGCTCATTTGTTGTCCGTTCTTTGATTCTTGATGCAGAAGATCAAAACTACAGCTTTGATTACTGCATCCTGTATAGAACTTGTATCGTAGTTGGCTTCTCTGTTGAGGATGGAGGTAATCCCCCCTCTCCTACAGAAGAGTGTTATAGATTATCTTATGTTAATGTGAAGTCTCGTGTATTTTtacacatgaaaaaaaaaaaaatcttttgctTATCTAAAACATCATATGCACACGAGATTTCTTGATCTCATTCCCTGTTACACGTATGAAAGAACATCTTATGCTTATCTAAAACATCACAGGCACTCACAAGATTTCTTGATCTTATACCCTGTTACACGTATGAAAGAACATTATgcttatataaaaaaaaaacatcacagGCATACGAGATTTCTTGATCTCATGATTTTCATTTAGTCTGCAATTGTCTTTATGGTGGAAGATGCTTACATTTTAGATACACCCTTGAGAGTTGTTAGAGTCAAGAATCAAGAAAGCTGTGTGGGGGAATTGAAGTATGGATACAGTGGATAATGTTGACTATTGATGGcatgtttgatttttttgatTCCAGAATCTTGTTCCATTTGCATTTTAATAAATTGAGCAATTAGAATATTAGGCTGCTAAACTTTGCAAGTTATGAGGTATGATATTCATTTGGACCTGATTAATATATTTGCAATAACTTTGCAATCAAACCAGCATAAGTAGTTGGCAATTGCTTAACTCAAGCTGAAATTGGTGATGATGTCTTGATTCTTTAATtgctttaaaatgtttgaaaatagGATATGACAAAGAAAGAACATGACCATATCATTAGTTTGGATTTTGCTACTCCTATTTCAATtgaccacaaggaagtaaaccagcaTAGGTGCCAACGGCCCGACCAACTCTGTGGTCAACCAGCATAGGTGCCAATGGCCCGACCAACTTTGTGGTCAACCAGCATAGGTGCCAACGGCCCGACCAACTCTGCTGGTGTTGCCCTGTGGAgttgtaacatttttttttaatagaaatttGCACCTCCATGATTTTATTCAAGTTTGTGAGGATGAGACTTTGATACAAAACTGATaccttacaaattaaattacaatattCACATCTGAAAACTAAGAAGCTGAAGCTCACAGCAAGGTTTCAGACAACTTTTGCTGCGACTCTAAGAACACAAAACCTACTCTACCTTACAACGTAAGACTAAACAAAACTGAACTAACGAAGAACACCCTTCGATGCTTCCCAGAGTGGAGTATGGATTACGGATGACAATACCTGAACATAGGAAGTTAAAGTTTGAGTAATTAAACTGCAGGTTATGCTGTGTAGTTTGTAAGTTCTGAACATTTGGGATTCAGAACTTACTTGTTCTGTGTGGGATTAGATCTGCTGGGAGGTATCTTCCGCAAACTGGAGTCCACATTCTTCAATGCTTCTTCACCCCCTTTCAAAGTttctgaagaagaagatgatgatgatgatgaagaagccGTGGTTCCTGGAGATGATGAATGAGCTTTCTTCAAGAGGACCCGAGCTGCATCTGTCTGGGAAGCCCAGAATTGCAGAAGAAGAGCCACGGTGAGAAGGAAAGCTGCAAGCTTTCTCAGGCGGTTGAAGAAGTTCATGTCTGATTTTTGCTGTGATCTTGGGATTTGGTAAGCTCAGAATGAAGATGAAGggtttgtgtgttttaattttgaggTTTATATGCAGTGTTTTGGGGGATCCAATGTTGTAATGTGATCAGGATCCTCGATCTCCTTTGACTATGCTGTGTTGTAACTATGACTTTATGGATCAGTTCTTGCAGTTCTTCAAAGTGATATGTGTGAGCACCCACGTGAAACAAAAAAATCTTCTGCCCtgttttgtattatattgttcTCCCCAGAAAACCTCAGAATATTTTAAGGTTTCACTTCAAAATGtctttcatcttcttccactCCCCTTTTTACAGCTGTATTAAGCCTGTCAGATATAACAacttaggctgatttaccttcttgtgatCTTTTGTCAGCTATGATTACAAGGCTAGCTTCATCTTATACTTTTGGATAGAAGTTACGAACTTTGTTGTAAATCAAAGGTTTTTGCTAGTTGGCCTTGCTTTTGTAGGGTTACTTTTGtgcattaaatttttttccagTTGGTATCTTTCCAGGTTAGAAAGGCCTACTTTTTGACTTGAATGCATTGGCTTTGTTACAGTTAAGTCAAGAAAGATGCTGGTgattatattgttaattttgTGGTTGCAGAATTGCAGATATGTGCCCTGAAAACCTTAATATTATATAAACAAGTTACAGCAGTGACGCAGACAGTCATCGAGATCTCAATTTCCTGACATTTCACATTGTCTTGTCAGTTTTTTGCCTTAATGACAAATTTTAGTACTCCTAAAGTGTATTTGGTTCATTGGTTTACACACTAAAAATGAGAATCAAAGTCATAGTTAATGTTTGGCTGATGACATTCTAAAacacaatatgaaatttgattaCTCATTTCATTAAAatctcattccctaattaaaaactGGTATCATtacatcttattggtaatatgatttttaagtttggattagtgcatttagatttttgttttgattttgttgttcatattggtgctttggatgctattatattaggatcaattgtctttaactttttatttttatatcttaaaatctttatttccattataggtcatacataaccaaacataaTTACACcgtactaccaaacatgcaaagtactttcaccaaaatcattattattaccaaatatttgatttctATTCCGATTCTCATTCCCTTGTgcgaatcaaacacaccctaagtaacTTTTCCGACACTCATAGAATGTAATTATTCCCGGCACTCCTAGAGTGTAATTATTCGAATTCAATAATATtattcaatagttataccatgaatccatcataatttacatattgaatgttcacaattcaaattgtgaacattcaggaattgtgaacattcattaTATAAATAGTGAATTTTAGACTCAAGTCCATCTTGTAAGTGGACCCGAatctacaaaataatttgccataatatTGGatgtttaaacaaaaataatatttgcaatgaattaacaataaaaataaagtaggcCCATGTAAATTGGTAGGCTTTATTTCTCCATTTATTGGATGGGATAAATTACTATTCTTGGCCCATTGAGCTAGCACATCCTCTATTTTGGAGTACAATCTTATTTTGTCTCGATTTGATCTAAATTAtcgttattatattataagatataattaattttgtgtCGTCActttaatatcaaattaaaatttaaatacataaataaacacTAGAATCCTTTCTATGTTAATACAAAGAAGAACGAACACACCTGTATGAATTTCGTCTACGTAACACCTATATAAGTTAAATAAACAGAGCTGTTAGCTGCCTGAGAAAAACGATATTAAGAAATCAAGaactaacaaaaataaaaatgaaaaaaaaaagaaagaagaaatattCATATTGTTCAACAGTTTACATGTGTTCACATGAGCAAaactattttttcttattaattatgaaGAGAATATATCTAAGATTACAAgtatcatattttatatttatatgtgaccCTAAGTTATCGTACATTTACATAGTCTATATATCCCATTTCGTTCGTTGCGTTTCGTTCTACTTGCATCATTCCATTATGTTCAACAATTGTCATCTTTCAATAATATACAACACCACATTAATTCATTACATGCATGGTTTTTGGCTCGTCCAAGCTTCGCAGCACATCCTcaattttgaacatttttttcgtgtggaaaaaaaaacagagttTCCAcgttttatatgttttttttaaccaaaaaaaaaatttttttaaaaaaaaaagaaaaagaaaaaaaaaaagacatattaaGATTGTTTCGGATAGGATCGGATGGCAATTTGTGGTGAGAGTGTAGTTTTGAGTGATAGAATAAGATGAGGTGTTAAAAATTTTGTCTTTAAATgggtaaaaaataatttatcattacCAATTTATTGAAGATTTTGGCAAAGTTATAAAACAGCTCTAATGACTCCATCATTTCGTTGTTGTAAATTTGCTTTCACTTCATGGTTATAGGGATTGAGAAATCAATAAAAGAGGTCACATCTACTATCACTACACCCAATCAACCATCATATCATACAATAACTATCACGTAGCACAATCAATTTgagcatcaaaatatatacaaggTGTCATATCAACTCAATCAACGGATCTTTAACGTGCTACTCCGATCCCCATCGATCTCACTATTATACATGGGAGATTCCATTAGCTCCTtaggatttcaatttcattccatttgtattattatattacccACCAAAGATAGTATTTTAGCAATATAAATTACTCATTTTCCTGCTAAATAGACTCAATCTTcagtattcttttttttaaagtaatgcTAGAGACTCCTAATATTTTTAGGATGGAAagaaagcttttttttttggggggggggggggggggggggggttatgTATTGGGATACCATACTTCTTATATCCANNNNNNNNNNNNNNNNNNNNNNNNNNNNNNNNNNNNNNNNNNNNNNNNNNNNNNNNNNNNNNNNNNNNNNNNNNNNNNNNNNNNN
It includes:
- the LOC116010560 gene encoding RING-H2 finger protein ATL3-like, with the translated sequence MGDASHISGKLADDSSVVELTGKIMVAAIICLFLVVIIVFFLHLYAKWFWYRRSESNGGTTRRRRRFDFAAGYQEVTAAAALRRGLDPSVLKTIPVVEVSPKEFKDGLECAVCLCEVSEGEKARLLPKCNHGFHVECIDMWFQSHSTCPLCRNPISNPTTTAESTLETILRPPPEEGSVSGETPNFPTNVLFWGDETRVSTLGTGLEEPQQGPISAQSSCPSSSSSSSAATARGAASLPEGMLVIDIPRQIVGEDDQEQKSPMTTRLRSLKRLLSREKRVSPRSPCANVDVEQGARSQS